CCAGCCAAAGCCGAAGTGAGCAATTGAAAACCCGTAACAGCTAAAGCAACAAAAGTAGAATTAGCAAACGCCAGCAGAAAATCGCCTCGCGCCCAAGCCGAGCGATAATTAGCAAAAGTGAGAGAATCAAGAGGAATAGCTTCGCCAGCAGCAGTACCAGCAGGACTTAAAGAAGTGAAGAAAACTACCCCCAGAGGTAGTAAAATCAAACCCACTCCCAATAGTAAAAGTAGTAGAATCCAGAAAGTGCTGTTAGTAGCAATAGACTTGAACCAATATTTTCCAGCCATTGATAAGTATTTATACCGATATTAGTATAATCTGATAAGTTATTCTCGGCTTTGGGAACTATTTAAACACACAAAAGTACAATTCTAGGCAAAAGACGAGTAATTGAGGAAAGCCCAAATGCAGCAAGCAGCAATTCTAGAAGCATTTGCTGACTTACCAGATCCACGCAGAAAAGCAGGACAAAGACATAGTATTTCTTTGTGTCTAGCTCTATTTACCTTAGCGATCGCCGCAGGGAATAGAGGATTTTTAGCGATCGGCGATTGGATAGACGCTTACCAAAGCGAATTAATTGAATTACTTGGCGTAGATCAGCAAAGACTACCATCATACAGCACAATTCGTCGGGTACTACTCCAACTCGACTACCAAAAATATGCTCAGTGTATCGTCAAGTTTCTGGGCTTACAAAATGTCAACGAAGAAAGAATCGCTGTTTACAGCAAAGCTTTGCAGAAGTATACTCAACCGGATAGTAGCAACTTTAACTTAGAACCTCATCCCGCTATTAACCTAGTTAGTTCATTCCTCGCAGAACGTGGCTTAATGTTAGAGACAAGCGAAGTAGATGCCAAACCCTACGGAATCAAAGGATTACCCGAAACAATCAAAACAATGGCACTCAAAGGTGTAACCTTTGCTCTTGATGCAATTAGGGCGCAACCGAAAACCAGCCCAGACAGTTAAGGAAAAAGCAATTAGCACAGAAACCGCTATTTTGGCTGAGTTTAGGTGAACGCAAGGAAATTTTTAGAATGAAATAGTCCGATCGCGGGGACTGTCGATAACATAAGGAGTGGTTAAGAAAAAACTTGCAAAACTTGGAACTCAAGCAAACGAGTTCAGCCACTCAATACTGTTAAAGATAAAACCATAGGAGACAATCAACCTATGCAAGAGCTTGCAGTCAGCCCAAAGCTAGACTTCAACAGCGAAACTTACAAAGATGCCTACAGCCGGATTAACGCGATCGTTATTGAAGGCGAACAAGAAGCTTACGAAAATTACGTTCAACTAGCTCAACTGCTGCCAGAACACGAGCAGGAATTGATTCGCCTCTCGAAAATGGAAAGCCGTCATAAAAAAGGATTTCAAGCTTGTGGACGGAATTTAAATGTCACTCCCGATCTGGACTTTGCCAAGGAGTATTTTGCTCAACTGCACGGTAATTTCCAAAAGGCACTTTCTGAAGGCAAAGTAGTTACTTGCTTACTAATTCAAGCGCTGATTATCGAAGCGTTTGCAATCTCAGCTTACAACATCTATATTCCTGTTGCCGATCCTTTTGCGCGTAAAATCACCGAAGGTGTCGTCAAAGATGAGTACAGTCACTTGAACTTTGGCGAAGTTTGGCTCAAAGAACATTTTGCCGAGTCTAAGGCGGAACTAGAAGAAGCAAATCGCCAAAATCTGCCTATTGTTTGGAAAATGCTCAATCAGGTAGAAGATGATGCTCGCACTCTGGCGATGGAGAAAGAAGCTTTAGTCGAAGACTTCATGATTAGCTATGGCGAAGCTTTGAGCAATATTGGCTTTACCACTCGCGAAATTATGCGGATGAGTGCTTACGGTCTTGCTGCGGCTTAGTCTACTGTTGGCTTAGGTGTCATTTGTCTTTGATGACTAATGACAAGAGCAGCTTTTTTCGACAGCCGCTCGACAAGAGCGGCAAATTTGTGTCTTATCTTGAAAACTTAATATTTTCTTAGCCTTACCTTAATAGTTGCCCCATTTAAGCTAAATAACAGCGAACAATTCATGTTTGGTCTTATCGGTCATCTTACCAGTTTGGAACACGCCCAAGCGGTTGCTCAAGAATTAGGCTATTCTGAATATGCCAATGAAGGGTTAGATTTTTGGTGTTCGGCACCATCTCTAATTGTTGACGACTTTACTGTTACCAGTATTACTGGTCAAGTTATTCAAGGTCGCTATGTAGAATCTTGTTTTCTCCCAGAAATGCTCGCTAATCGGCGGATTAAAGCTGCGATCCGGAAAATTTTGAATGCCATGGCGACTGCTCAAAAGTCTGGTTTAGATATTACGGCTTTAGGTGGTTTTTCGTCGATTATCTTTGAAAACTTTAATCTGAAGCAACATACGCGGGTACGAAACGTAGAGTTGGACTTTGAGCGTTTTACTACTGGTAATACCCATACAGCTTATATTATTTGCCGTCAGGTTGAGCAGGCATCAGCCAAGCTGGGAATAGATTTGTCACGCGCAACAGTGGCAGTTTGTGGAGCGACCGGAGATATTGGTAGTGCAGTGTGTCGCTGGCTTGATGCGAAAACTGATGTGGCAGATTTGTTACTGATTGCTCGCAATCAAGAACGTTTGATCTCGCTACAAGCTGAGTTAGGACGCGGGAAAATTCTCGGATTGGAAGAGGCATTACCTCTGGCTGATATCATCGTTTGGGTAGCGAGTATGCCTAAAGGTGTGGAAATTGATGCTACGGTATTGCCCAAACCTTGTTTACTGATCGATGGTGGCTATCCGAAAAATTTAGATAGTAAAATTCAACATCCTGATGTTCGCGTTCTTAAGGGTGGAATTGTCGAGCATTCCCTCGATATTGACTGGAAAATCATGGAAATTGTCGAAATGGATGTTCCAGATCGCCAATTATTTGCTTGTTTTGCCGAAGCGATACTCTTGGAATTTGAACAGTGGCATACTAACTTTTCTTGGGGACGCAATCAAATTACTGTCGCCAAAATGGAACAAATCGGTCAAGCTTCTCTTAAACACGGCTTTAAACCCCTGTTGACCTGGTAGGTTAGTAGTTATTAGCTATTTTTAGGCTTTTAAAGGCTCAAAAAATGGGAGGATATTTTTAGTTACCTCTGAAACAAGTTGCTGTTTACCACATTAATCAGTAATCGTCAACTTTTGGACAAGAAGGTGACTAATTTTTCCTACCCATTAGCCTTTATTAACTACTAATTTCCAGTCTCAAATCACTAATTATGGCAACGACTGAGCGAAAAACCTTTCTTCTTGATTTTGAAAAACCCCTGTCGGAATTGGAGTCGCGGATTAACCAAATTCGGGAACTAGCAGCCGAAAATAATGTCGATGTATCGGAGCAAATTCACCAGCTAGAGGCAAAAGCGGTGCAGCTTCGCAAAGAAATTTACAGTACTTTAACTCCGGCTCAACGCCTACAAATGGCACGTCATCCCAGACGACCTTCTACATTAGATTATATTCAGGCGATCAGCGATGAATGGTTCGAGTTACACGGATCTCGCGCTGGAAGTGACGATCCGGCTTTGGTAGGAGGAGTTGCTAGTTTAGCAGGTCGTCCGGTGGTCATGCTGGGACATCAAAAGGGTCGGGATACGAAAGATAATGTGGCTCGTAATTTTGGTATGGCTTCCCCAGGTGGCTATCGTAAAGCGATGCGCTTGATGGAACACGCTAATCGTTTTGCTATGCCAATTTTGACGTTTATTGACACTCCTGGTGCTTGGGCTGGGGTAGAAGCGGAAAAACTCGGTCAGGGTGAAGCGATCGCTTACAATCTACGCGAAATGTTTAGTCTCGATGTACCGATTATCTGTACGGTAATTGGTGAAGGTGGTTCTGGTGGCGCTTTAGGGATTGGTGTTGGCGATCGCGTTTTAATGTTGGAACACGCAGTTTATACTGTCGCTACTCCCGAAGCTTGTGCGGCTATTCTCTGGAAAGATGCCAAAAAAGCCGATCGAGCCGCCGCCGCTTTGAAAATAACCAGTTGGGATCTCAAAGAGTTGGGTATTATCGATGAACTACTCCCGGAACCCACCGGGGGCGCTCACTCAGATCCCTTAGCCGCCGCCTCTCTTCTCAAACAAGCACTTCTTAAAAACCTCGAAGAATTATCGCTGATGACTAATCAACAACGTCGTGACTTGCGCTACCAAAAGTTTCGCCAAGTTGGGGTTTTTCTCGAACTCTCGGCTGAAGTCAGTTAAACGTAATTAAAAATTACAAATACTTGCTAAAAACTGATTTTTATGCTAAGAAAATATATTTTGTGGTTTCTGCAAGGTGATTCTGAGAATGATATAATTCAGAAGTAACAAAAGTTTACCTTGAACTAAAAATCAATTTTCCCTTGGCATCCGATCGTTAACTTAAATCTGAGGATGTCAGTGCTTTGCTCTTAATTTATCCAGTTCTTACACAGCATGGTTAAGAAAAGGATTTTTCAGGTAAATGAATGGCTTGCAATCAGTTTGACTAGGTGACCAATAGTTAGGAATTACTTACGTGCTTCTGCCTAGCTTGATAAGTTCAAGCTCAGATAAAAAACCTAGAAACTACTAGCAAAAGATTAGAGTTTCTAACTAATTTAAGCTTAGTCGTTGATTGATTTTTTGTGCATTAAGATTAAAAAGCAATAGCT
This Oscillatoria salina IIICB1 DNA region includes the following protein-coding sequences:
- a CDS encoding transposase family protein → MQQAAILEAFADLPDPRRKAGQRHSISLCLALFTLAIAAGNRGFLAIGDWIDAYQSELIELLGVDQQRLPSYSTIRRVLLQLDYQKYAQCIVKFLGLQNVNEERIAVYSKALQKYTQPDSSNFNLEPHPAINLVSSFLAERGLMLETSEVDAKPYGIKGLPETIKTMALKGVTFALDAIRAQPKTSPDS
- a CDS encoding aldehyde oxygenase (deformylating), encoding MQELAVSPKLDFNSETYKDAYSRINAIVIEGEQEAYENYVQLAQLLPEHEQELIRLSKMESRHKKGFQACGRNLNVTPDLDFAKEYFAQLHGNFQKALSEGKVVTCLLIQALIIEAFAISAYNIYIPVADPFARKITEGVVKDEYSHLNFGEVWLKEHFAESKAELEEANRQNLPIVWKMLNQVEDDARTLAMEKEALVEDFMISYGEALSNIGFTTREIMRMSAYGLAAA
- a CDS encoding long-chain acyl-[acyl-carrier-protein] reductase is translated as MFGLIGHLTSLEHAQAVAQELGYSEYANEGLDFWCSAPSLIVDDFTVTSITGQVIQGRYVESCFLPEMLANRRIKAAIRKILNAMATAQKSGLDITALGGFSSIIFENFNLKQHTRVRNVELDFERFTTGNTHTAYIICRQVEQASAKLGIDLSRATVAVCGATGDIGSAVCRWLDAKTDVADLLLIARNQERLISLQAELGRGKILGLEEALPLADIIVWVASMPKGVEIDATVLPKPCLLIDGGYPKNLDSKIQHPDVRVLKGGIVEHSLDIDWKIMEIVEMDVPDRQLFACFAEAILLEFEQWHTNFSWGRNQITVAKMEQIGQASLKHGFKPLLTW
- the accA gene encoding acetyl-CoA carboxylase carboxyl transferase subunit alpha yields the protein MATTERKTFLLDFEKPLSELESRINQIRELAAENNVDVSEQIHQLEAKAVQLRKEIYSTLTPAQRLQMARHPRRPSTLDYIQAISDEWFELHGSRAGSDDPALVGGVASLAGRPVVMLGHQKGRDTKDNVARNFGMASPGGYRKAMRLMEHANRFAMPILTFIDTPGAWAGVEAEKLGQGEAIAYNLREMFSLDVPIICTVIGEGGSGGALGIGVGDRVLMLEHAVYTVATPEACAAILWKDAKKADRAAAALKITSWDLKELGIIDELLPEPTGGAHSDPLAAASLLKQALLKNLEELSLMTNQQRRDLRYQKFRQVGVFLELSAEVS